The Gloeobacter violaceus PCC 7421 DNA window ATTCTCCCGCTGTCGGGGCATAACGCCTCTCCACCTGGGGTAGAAACGTGCCAAAAGCTACCACTGCTATGGACAAGAAACGGCACATGGGGTGTTGCTTGACCTACAGTCCGAAAGATCCCTGCCTGAAAGCTACGCGATGAAATCGGCCAGCATCCGCTCAACATTTTGCTTCAAGACGGGCAAATCGTTGGATACAACATCCATAACGATGTCGAAGTCGACTGGGTGCATCTCACTTATTAGATGAGTAGAAATACTCAGTTTGTGAGTAGGCCATTCAAGTAAGCCGTCCGATGGGCCAACACCCGTGGCACATTCTCCACCTTCCACTGAGCACCCGATATTTTCAGCCGCCGGTCTATCTGCTTGACCGCCGACTCCACTGCCCCCGAACCTACCGAACAGACTTGTTCTGCTTGTAAATACCCGTAGTTCACAATCCGTGCTTTGTGCTTGCTCAGGTACTGGCAAAACCTTTTTACCTGCTCCGCCTTCCATCCCTCAAATCGGCCCATCGCCTCCTCCGCCTTTCCTCGCCACAAATCAGACTCCGCGCGCTTCAGTCGATTCAACGACCCGCCCACTTTGTACAGATTCTCCTTCAGGTGATACCAGTCGAGAATCTCCCGCCGACTCTCACAACGGCTGATGCGCTCGACGATGTTCCAGATGCCGTCGTGACCGTCACCGAGGCAAGTGACGGGGAGCGCCAGGTTCTGGCGGTTCACCCACTCCACAAGGCCGTCGTTGTCGCGATACATCGCGGCGGTAGCGATGCCGTGCAGCCGCACCGCCTTGTAGTCGCGCCACTCGCAGGCTTGGCCCGGCTCGGTGCGCAGGCGCACCTTGCCGCCATCGACCGACAATTCCTCGACGAGTTCAGGCTCTTTTGCGACGGGCAACTCAAAATGCTGTCTTTGGACCAGACGTTGCTGCGTGGCATGGCTGACACGAAGACCCGTCAAGGTCTCGATATCCCGCTCGGCGTGCTGGTAGGAGACGTTGGCACTCACAAGCAAGCAACACTTTTCCATGTGCGGACTTAGTCGGGTGCCGGGCTTGAGCTGGAGGATTTGCGCTTGTTTTTGGGTGATTTGGACGGGGCCGATGCCGGTGGTGATGTGGCGGGCATAGCCAGCAACCGTGCCTGTAATTGTCTGGACAAAAAAAGGGCAAGCTGGGGTCCGACGGCTTGGTTGATGTGTTGGCGGACGGCGAGTTCGATGCCTTCGAGAGTGGTCAACTGCTCGGGCGGGGTGTTCTGGTAGAGGATAGCTGCGACAGCATCGAGATGCTCCTTGACGGCCAGTTGCTGTTGTGGCGTGAGGTCCATAGTCATGTGCGGGCAGAGAATACCCGATTTTCGCCCATCAGTGACCGGTGCGTCAGGACAGCCAAAAGGGGACTAAGCATTTATGCTTATCAAATAAGTGAGATGCACCCAGTCGACTTTGAAATATTCGTGCGCGACTTGGTTGCAAAATCCAATGATTTGCGACCAAGGCACATTGTCATAGCGCAATTTTAAGTTCTGCGAAAGTGATCTGGCCGCTTCACCAATAATTTGCAAATGAAACAGCACCCAAACCTGCAACATTTCATCCGTTGCAAATTGTTCAAGATCCATTTTTTCTTCAATTCTTCGGATGGCTTGCGCTATATCCTCCAGTCGAGAGACATCGCTTCTCATAAAGAAATAGCGTCCCGTAGCGCCCGAACGCGCACCTGCGACTTGAGGTTCTTTTCTGTAACGACATCGACTCGGTAGCCCAGGAGGATTTCCAAATCTGCAATCAAACCCATCGGAAACCAGGGTGTACGACGGCTGCGGTCATAGTCAACCAAAAAGTCCACATCGCTTTGGGCGTCTGACTCTCCCCGCGCAACCGAACCAAACACGCGCAGGTTATACGCGCCATGGCGGGCTGCAACCTGGAGGATTTGCTCTCT harbors:
- a CDS encoding ISKra4-like element ISGvi7 family transposase (programmed frameshift), producing MTMDLTPQQQLAVKEHLDAVAAILYQNTPPEQLTTLEGIELAVRQHINQAVGPQLAPFFVQTITGTVAGYARHITTGIGPVQITQKQAQILQLKPGTRLSPHMEKCCLLVSANVSYQHAERDIETLTGLRVSHATQQRLVQRQHFELPVAKEPELVEELSVDGGKVRLRTEPGQACEWRDYKAVRLHGIATAAMYRDNDGLVEWVNRQNLALPVTCLGDGHDGIWNIVERISRCESRREILDWYHLKENLYKVGGSLNRLKRAESDLWRGKAEEAMGRFEGWKAEQVKRFCQYLSKHKARIVNYGYLQAEQVCSVGSGAVESAVKQIDRRLKISGAQWKVENVPRVLAHRTAYLNGLLTN
- a CDS encoding HepT-like ribonuclease domain-containing protein; this translates as MRSDVSRLEDIAQAIRRIEEKMDLEQFATDEMLQVWVLFHLQIIGEAARSLSQNLKLRYDNVPWSQIIGFCNQVAHEYFKVDWVHLTYLISINA
- a CDS encoding nucleotidyltransferase family protein, which gives rise to MDTGRAPSLEELRRRREQILQVAARHGAYNLRVFGSVARGESDAQSDVDFLVDYDRSRRTPWFPMGLIADLEILLGYRVDVVTEKNLKSQVRVRALRDAISL